Proteins encoded in a region of the Perognathus longimembris pacificus isolate PPM17 chromosome 11, ASM2315922v1, whole genome shotgun sequence genome:
- the Fam163a gene encoding protein FAM163A: MTAGTVVITGGILATVILLCIIAVLCYCRLQYYCCRKSTVEDADEEEEEEHDVPTHPRGSACNACSSQALDGRCSLAPLTIEPCSQPCGVAASHCTTCSPYHSPFYIRTADMVPNGGGSERLSFAPTYYKEGGPPSLKLATPQSYPVTWPGSGREAFTNPRAISTDV; encoded by the exons ATGACAGCGGGAACGGTTGTGATCACCGGCGGAATCCTGGCTACAGTGATCCTCCTCTGCATCATCGCTGTCCTGTGCTACTGTAGGCTCCAG TATTACTGCTGCAGGAAGAGCACAGTGGAAGAtgcagatgaggaggaggaggaggagcacgaTGTTCCCACCCATCCCAGAGGCTCTGCCTGCAATGCCTgcagctcccaagccctggacGGCAGATGCAGCCTGGCACCTCTCACCATCgagccctgcagccagccatGTGGGGTGGCAgcgagccactgcaccacttgcTCCCCATACCATTCCCCCTTTTACATACGGACGGCTGACATGGTGCCCAatgggggtggaagtgagaggcTCTCCTTTGCTCCCACATACTACAAGGAGGGAGGACCCCCCTCTCTCAAATTGGCAACACCTCAGAGTTACCCGGTGACTTGGCCAGGCTCTGGG